From Polaromonas hydrogenivorans, one genomic window encodes:
- a CDS encoding sarcosine oxidase subunit delta: MLQINCPWCGLRAEIEFTCGGEGGIVRPTATETLSDAQWGDYVFMRKNPKGLHHEQWRHSSGCGRWFNALRDTVSYKFEAVWKIGEQTPAAAVNHVHTGEFK; the protein is encoded by the coding sequence ATGTTGCAAATCAACTGTCCCTGGTGCGGCCTGCGCGCCGAGATTGAATTCACCTGTGGCGGCGAGGGCGGCATCGTTCGCCCCACCGCGACGGAAACCCTGAGCGACGCGCAATGGGGGGACTACGTTTTCATGCGCAAGAACCCCAAAGGCCTGCATCACGAGCAGTGGCGTCACTCGAGCGGCTGCGGCCGCTGGTTCAACGCGCTGCGCGATACGGTGAGCTATAAGTTCGAAGCCGTCTGGAAAATCGGCGAACAGACCCCTGCCGCCGCCGTCAATCATGTTCACACCGGGGAGTTCAAATGA
- a CDS encoding sarcosine oxidase subunit beta family protein has protein sequence MQKFSIWSLLRNAMSYHEGWEKQWKSPEPQREYDVVVVGGGGHGLATAYYLAKEHGLRNIAVIERGYLGGGNTARNTTIVRSNYLWDESTALYEKSMKLWEGLSQDINYNVMFSQRGVLNLGHTLQEMRDIERRVTANRLNGVDGEVVTPAQIKEMIPYINLNTRYPVLGASLQRRGGVARHDAVAWGYARAADALGVDIIQNCEVTGIRRDNGAVVGIETVKGFIKAKKVALVAAGHSSVIASMADIRLPIESRPLQALVSEPLKPIFPTVLMSNAIHAYISQSDKGDLVIGAGVDQYAGYGQRGSYHTIEHTLQAIVEMFPIFSRVRMNRQWGGIVDVTPDACPIIGLTPVKGLYINCGWGTGGFKATPGSGWAMAHTVAQDRPHALNASLSLDRFHSGHLIDEHGAAGVAH, from the coding sequence ATGCAGAAATTTTCAATTTGGTCGTTGCTTCGCAACGCCATGTCCTACCACGAGGGCTGGGAGAAACAGTGGAAGTCGCCCGAGCCACAGCGCGAATACGACGTGGTGGTGGTGGGCGGCGGCGGCCACGGGTTGGCCACCGCGTATTACCTGGCCAAGGAGCATGGCCTGCGCAACATCGCGGTGATCGAGCGCGGCTACCTGGGAGGCGGCAACACGGCGCGCAATACCACCATTGTGCGTTCAAATTACCTGTGGGATGAATCCACGGCGTTGTACGAAAAGTCGATGAAGCTGTGGGAAGGCCTGTCACAAGATATCAACTACAACGTGATGTTCAGCCAGCGCGGCGTTCTGAATCTCGGCCACACCCTGCAGGAGATGCGCGACATCGAGCGCCGCGTCACCGCCAATCGGCTCAACGGGGTCGATGGTGAAGTCGTCACGCCGGCGCAGATCAAGGAAATGATTCCCTACATCAACCTGAACACGCGTTACCCGGTGCTGGGCGCCTCGCTGCAGCGCCGTGGCGGCGTGGCGCGCCACGATGCAGTCGCCTGGGGCTATGCGCGGGCCGCCGACGCCCTGGGCGTAGACATCATTCAGAACTGTGAAGTCACCGGCATCCGCCGCGACAATGGCGCGGTCGTCGGTATCGAAACCGTCAAGGGCTTCATCAAAGCGAAAAAGGTGGCGCTCGTTGCGGCTGGTCATTCCAGCGTGATCGCCAGCATGGCCGACATCCGGCTGCCGATCGAAAGCCGGCCGCTACAGGCACTTGTATCCGAGCCGCTCAAGCCAATCTTTCCGACCGTGTTGATGAGCAACGCAATCCATGCCTACATCAGCCAGTCCGACAAGGGCGATCTGGTCATTGGTGCGGGCGTGGACCAGTACGCCGGCTATGGCCAGCGCGGAAGCTATCACACCATCGAGCACACGCTGCAGGCCATTGTCGAGATGTTCCCGATCTTCTCGCGCGTGCGCATGAACCGCCAATGGGGCGGCATCGTGGACGTCACGCCAGATGCCTGCCCGATCATCGGCCTGACGCCGGTCAAGGGCCTGTACATCAACTGCGGCTGGGGCACTGGCGGCTTCAAGGCCACGCCGGGGTCGGGCTGGGCCATGGCACACACCGTGGCCCAAGATCGACCGCACGCGCTCAATGCATCGCTGTCGCTCGATCGTTTCCACAGCGGCCACCTAATCGACGAACACGGTGCCGCCGGCGTCGCACATTGA
- a CDS encoding L-serine ammonia-lyase, translated as MPLSTFDLFKIGIGPSSSHTVGPMRAASMFALALRESGLLTCVHRVRCELYGSLGATGKGHGSDKAVMMGLEGEEPDLIDPADITPRLERIRQAQSLRLAGRHAIVFNEREDLLFKRQTLPFHANGMVLVAMNANSNLVMEKTYYSIGGGFVVTQDALGQPALVPDARQLPFPFLSGDELLRRCRESGLSIAQLMWRNELVWREGDAIRQGLLRIWDVMQACVKRGIATEGTLSGGFKVKRRAAELYRGLTANPEAALKDPLQVIDWVNLYALAVNEENASGGRVVTAPTNGAAGIVPAVLHYYTRFVPGATEQGVIDFLLTAAAIGILYKENASISGAEVGCQGEVGVACSMAAGALAQVMGGTPEQVENAAEIGMEHHLGLTCDPVGGLVQIPCIERNAIASVKAINAARMALRGDGTHFVSLDNVIKTMRETGADMMTKYKETSRGGLAVNIVEC; from the coding sequence ATGCCACTCAGCACATTCGATCTGTTCAAGATCGGCATTGGACCCAGCAGCTCACACACCGTCGGGCCGATGCGGGCCGCAAGCATGTTTGCGCTCGCCTTGCGTGAAAGCGGCCTATTGACTTGCGTGCATCGGGTCCGCTGCGAGCTGTACGGCTCATTGGGTGCCACCGGCAAAGGCCACGGCAGCGACAAGGCCGTGATGATGGGTCTTGAGGGCGAGGAGCCTGACCTGATCGACCCGGCGGACATCACACCGCGACTTGAGCGAATTCGTCAAGCGCAATCGCTACGGCTGGCGGGCAGGCATGCCATCGTTTTCAACGAGCGTGAGGACCTGCTGTTCAAGCGCCAGACCTTGCCGTTTCACGCCAATGGGATGGTACTCGTCGCCATGAATGCCAACAGCAACCTAGTGATGGAGAAGACCTACTACTCGATCGGCGGTGGCTTTGTCGTCACCCAAGACGCGCTAGGGCAACCGGCGCTGGTACCTGATGCTAGGCAACTCCCCTTTCCATTCTTGTCGGGGGACGAATTGCTGCGGCGTTGCCGCGAGAGCGGTCTGAGCATTGCCCAATTGATGTGGCGTAACGAACTGGTCTGGCGCGAGGGCGATGCCATCCGCCAGGGTCTGCTGCGTATCTGGGACGTCATGCAAGCCTGCGTCAAACGCGGCATCGCTACCGAGGGCACCTTGAGTGGAGGATTCAAGGTCAAGCGCCGGGCCGCCGAGTTGTACCGTGGCCTCACGGCAAACCCTGAAGCCGCTTTGAAAGATCCATTACAGGTGATCGACTGGGTCAACCTGTACGCCTTGGCGGTCAACGAGGAAAACGCAAGCGGCGGGCGTGTCGTCACGGCGCCGACCAATGGCGCTGCCGGCATCGTGCCGGCCGTTTTGCACTACTACACGCGTTTCGTCCCAGGCGCAACCGAGCAGGGGGTGATCGACTTTTTGCTGACCGCCGCTGCGATCGGGATTTTGTACAAGGAAAACGCCTCGATCTCTGGCGCGGAAGTCGGTTGCCAGGGAGAAGTCGGCGTGGCCTGTTCGATGGCAGCCGGCGCGTTGGCGCAAGTCATGGGCGGTACGCCCGAGCAGGTGGAGAACGCTGCCGAGATCGGCATGGAGCATCACCTGGGCCTGACCTGCGATCCGGTGGGCGGGCTGGTCCAGATTCCCTGCATCGAGCGCAACGCGATCGCCTCGGTTAAGGCGATCAACGCTGCGCGCATGGCCCTGCGCGGCGATGGCACCCATTTCGTCAGCCTCGACAACGTCATCAAGACCATGCGCGAAACCGGCGCCGACATGATGACGAAGTACAAGGAAACATCGCGCGGTGGGCTGGCTGTGAATATTGTCGAGTGCTGA
- the glyA gene encoding serine hydroxymethyltransferase, with protein sequence MFSYTEHSLNTVDPDLWSIIQRENRRQEDHIELIASENYTSPAVMAAQGSQLTNKYAEGYPGRRYYGGCEYVDQAEQLALDRVRQLFGADRHGWAANVQPHSGAQANEAVFMATMKPGDTFMGMSLAEGGHLSHGMALNMSGKWFNVVSYGLNEKEEIDYDAMERKAHESRPKIIIAGASAYALHIDFERFAKVAKAVGALLMVDMAHYAGLIAAGQYPNPIPHADIVTSTTHKSLRGPRGGIILMRPELEKAINSAIFPGLQGGPLMHVIAAKAVAFKEALAPEFKVYQQQVVKNAVALAETLMLRGLRIVSGRTESHVMLVDLRAKGMTGKAAEALLGNAHITVNKNAIPNDPEKPMVTSGVRLGSPAMTTRGFKETEARLVGNLIADLLDKPGDEANMTAVRDQVAALAREFPVYR encoded by the coding sequence ATGTTCAGTTACACCGAGCACTCCCTCAACACCGTCGACCCCGATCTGTGGAGCATCATCCAGCGCGAGAACCGCCGGCAGGAAGACCACATTGAACTGATCGCAAGCGAGAACTACACTTCTCCGGCCGTGATGGCCGCACAGGGTAGTCAGCTCACCAACAAGTACGCCGAGGGCTACCCCGGCCGGCGCTACTACGGTGGTTGCGAGTACGTGGACCAGGCCGAACAACTTGCGCTGGACCGCGTGCGCCAACTCTTTGGCGCAGACCGACATGGCTGGGCCGCCAATGTGCAGCCGCACTCGGGTGCGCAAGCCAACGAGGCGGTCTTCATGGCCACGATGAAGCCGGGCGACACCTTCATGGGCATGAGCCTGGCCGAAGGCGGTCACCTGTCGCATGGCATGGCGCTGAACATGAGCGGCAAGTGGTTCAACGTGGTGAGCTACGGGCTCAACGAGAAGGAAGAGATCGACTACGACGCCATGGAGCGCAAGGCGCACGAAAGCCGTCCCAAGATCATCATCGCCGGCGCCTCCGCCTACGCGCTGCACATCGACTTTGAACGCTTCGCAAAAGTCGCCAAGGCCGTCGGCGCGCTGCTGATGGTCGATATGGCGCATTACGCCGGACTGATCGCGGCGGGCCAATACCCTAACCCGATTCCCCATGCCGACATCGTGACGTCCACGACGCACAAAAGCTTGCGAGGCCCGCGTGGCGGCATCATCCTGATGCGTCCGGAACTCGAAAAGGCGATCAACAGCGCCATTTTCCCAGGCCTGCAGGGCGGCCCCCTCATGCATGTGATTGCTGCCAAGGCAGTAGCCTTCAAGGAGGCACTGGCGCCCGAATTCAAGGTCTACCAGCAGCAAGTGGTCAAGAACGCGGTGGCGCTGGCCGAAACGCTGATGCTGCGCGGCCTGCGCATCGTTTCCGGCCGGACCGAAAGTCACGTCATGCTGGTCGATCTGCGCGCCAAGGGCATGACCGGCAAGGCCGCCGAAGCCTTGCTCGGCAACGCGCACATCACTGTCAACAAGAATGCGATCCCGAACGATCCCGAAAAGCCCATGGTGACCAGCGGGGTGCGCCTGGGCTCGCCGGCCATGACCACACGCGGCTTCAAGGAGACCGAGGCACGCCTGGTCGGCAACCTCATCGCTGATCTTCTGGACAAGCCGGGCGACGAAGCCAATATGACGGCGGTGCGCGACCAGGTGGCGGCGCTGGCGCGCGAGTTCCCTGTTTACCGCTGA
- a CDS encoding IS630 family transposase (programmed frameshift), whose protein sequence is MLKKRLDEVSRKRVRARRLLQKGKKPTEVAHAAGVARQTVYVWKKVLDEGGIDALRDMAAPGRPARLEAWQLEGLALALLKKPSAYGFETELWTLKRVGVLIHRLYGVKFGLTNIWLILGALGCSPQKPERRTIERDEKAVRTWKRCTWPALKKKARREGREIVFIDESGLSERPTRVRTWAPKGCTPIIEFHFNWSHVSAIAALTRTSVMFRLHEGSIKKEEIVEFLKALKAQIARPLLVIWDGLKSHRSVLVRQYLDSLDGQIEIGFLPPYAPDLNPVEYLWAWLKRHALANYCPNNLKELQTTARNKLKSAQKRPSIIAACWKQATLW, encoded by the exons ATGCTAAAAAAGAGACTGGATGAGGTGTCAAGAAAGCGCGTTCGCGCCAGGCGCCTGCTGCAAAAAGGCAAAAAACCTACCGAGGTCGCACACGCTGCGGGCGTGGCCCGGCAAACGGTGTACGTCTGGAAAAAAGTTCTCGATGAAGGCGGCATTGATGCGCTGCGCGACATGGCTGCGCCGGGACGGCCCGCCCGGCTCGAAGCGTGGCAGCTTGAAGGCTTGGCGCTCGCGCTGCTGAAAAAGCCCAGTGCATACGGCTTTGAGACCGAACTGTGGACACTCAAGCGCGTGGGCGTGCTCATTCATCGTCTGTACGGCGTGAAGTTTGGCCTGACCAATATCTGGCTGATCCTGGGCGCGCTGGGCTGTAGCCCGCAAAAGCCCGAGAGGCGCACCATCGAGCGCGACGAAAAGGCCGTGCGCACCTGGAAGCGCTGCACCTGGCCGGCCCTTA AAAAAAAGGCCCGGCGCGAGGGGCGCGAGATCGTCTTCATCGACGAGTCGGGCCTGAGCGAGCGGCCCACGCGGGTGCGCACCTGGGCGCCCAAGGGGTGCACGCCCATCATCGAGTTTCACTTCAACTGGAGCCATGTCTCGGCCATCGCGGCTTTGACGCGCACCAGCGTCATGTTCCGCCTGCACGAGGGCAGCATCAAGAAAGAAGAGATCGTGGAATTCCTCAAGGCGCTCAAGGCGCAGATCGCCCGGCCCTTGCTGGTGATCTGGGATGGCTTGAAGTCCCATCGCAGCGTCCTGGTGCGCCAGTACCTGGACAGCCTTGACGGACAGATCGAGATCGGATTCTTGCCGCCCTATGCGCCGGATCTCAATCCGGTCGAATACCTGTGGGCCTGGCTCAAGCGGCACGCTTTGGCCAACTACTGCCCCAACAATTTGAAGGAGTTGCAAACCACGGCGCGCAACAAGCTCAAGAGCGCCCAGAAGCGGCCCAGCATCATTGCCGCTTGCTGGAAACAGGCGACGCTTTGGTGA